The nucleotide sequence AAATTGCCATTCAAGTTGGTTTACCTAGCCTGCTAAGTTGGCTGCAACACTTTATCCTGTTGGGTAGCTATGATTTGGGTGATCGTCTTGGCCACAATCTAAAACCCTTTTTAGCCAATCTTTTACCCGAACATCAGTACGCTCTAACCTGCAAGCTTAATAGTTGGAAGTATGGCTCTGGTAAGGATTATTCCCAATAGCTGATATCGGCAACATAAATCCCTGGATACTTAATGCTGTTGGTGACGGTGCAGCGCCAATGTTCACGTTCGATATCACTATCTGGTTGTGCCTCATCTCTAGCTACAGAACCCAAAAGCATCAGGGATTTGACACCAAAACCTTTCAGCGCGTTCTAATGATTTGCTAGAACCACAAGGGCTTCTTGTTGCTGCATTAACCCAAGCTCTGACGAAAAAAAGACCCTAGTCGAAATTGTATCTCTCCACTTATTTTCGTATTGCGTCTGCCCAGAATGGAAAATTGCATCCCAGAAAAGATTTATGCTTGTGTCTGCATCGATCTCTTTAAGCAATATGCCAGCATAGCTCACCGGACGCGGATAACCTTTGTAAATCAACCGACCAGCGTGTACGTTCTGGAGCAGCGCAGTTGTTAGGTAGCGATCTCACTGCTGGTTTTAGCGAAGAGGAAGAAACCTTACCTGACCCTCCCATTCTCCCTCAAGACTACACTCGGCAATCAAGATAATTTCCTCAATTGCTAACCCTACTGGAACACGACGGCTCACCTCAAATAATCCAGGCATACGTAATCCAGATTGAATGCGCTCATATGCAAAAGTTGTCATGGTAGCAACATCATGGGTCAAGACAATTCGTTCTTCTTGGGCTGCCCATTCTAAAACGGTTGGGTCATCTATTCCGGACAAACCAACACCTTGAACACGCACAATATCAACATCTGGACTTTGACGAAGAACACCCCGCACAATTTGGTTGTTAAAATTTTCATCAGCCAGGAATCGAGCCATTGCAGATCACCTGGATTGATTTCGCCTAGCAAGTAAGCGATCACGTATTCCAATAGGATTAAACCGCTGTTCAGCCTCTTGCTGAATTATATTCGCCTGACGCTGGCGTTCTGAAAGATAGGTATGAACCTCATCCCGATGTCTGAGGTAGTAACCAATAACAAGATATATATCTGGTAGTTGAAGCGATGGATACTGCTCTCCTATTTCCTCTGGTGTACATCCCTCTAAAAAAGCCGTCACGACAGTATCTAGGGTTACACGAGTTCTAGACACTCGCACAACACCATAAGCATCAGTCTCTATAGGCGCAGGTTCAAGGGCAATTGCTAGAGCCATAGATATTTCCAGGTTTCTAAACCCTATGGTAGTAAACAACCATTCGGAGCAGAGCCTTCAATGGTTATGGAGGTTGCTTGCTAGTTCTTGCAATCCTCATGCTCCTCCTTGTCTATTGCGTCTGCTCAGAATGGAGAATCGCATTCTACAAAAGATTTCTGCTTGTGTCTCCATCAATGCCTTGAGGCAGCATAACGTCATGTGCTTCACCGGACGGCAATGGAGTTTGCTACCGTTCTGTGTGCAAGCGCTTGTTATGTGCTTTTGCTCCACTTTGCCAGTGTTACATCATAAGGCCCCTCAGGTTTGAAACGATTATTTATAAAATATTTTTTTTCATCAGTCGGGAATCTAGCGGCACAGTAGAGAAATGCCATTTTTTGCCATGGATCCATACTAATGGATGCTTCCTTGTACTCTCGGAGCCAATCAACCGCTTCGTTTTGACTAGCCGCCAGCAATATCTCTCTTCGTGCAAATGGATCACTACATTGGAATCTTGATGCTAGAGAAGTAAAGTGATTGATATGTTTGTTTTTTGTAAATAGGCTTAGTATTGAAAGTCGGAAAAACTCATTACTTTCAATTTCTTCTGTATTCAGCAATGCTATAAGCTTGCCTCCCACCTTTTTCCACTCTTCGGGATCAATCGATTGAATTGAAGCAATATACGTGCATATATTTGCTAGACATGGACCTAACCTCTCCAGATTTTTAATCGATACATCTAATGCTCCTGGATGTCCAACCTGTGACAGTCTACGATAGAACCAACGAAGCCGAATATAATCAACTTCGTCTTTAGAAAGATACTCCTTGATTATATTACTAACTACACTTTCCGAAAACTGCTTCCAATCCTCTAGGTTTATGGAATTGTAAGATATGCTTGCGTAAGGATTTCCCCCAGTATATCTTTGGATTATTCCTAACAGTCTTTCTTCATTCTTATTGATTGGACGATCTTCAATCATATTTGCGCATAGTACCTTAAAATCTTCTGGTTTATAGAATCTCGTTTTATGTCTCTGAAGCATTAATCGCTGCTGTTTGTCTAGAACAGATGCAATTAGTGACAATGCCGATTTAGATTCCTTATCAGAATCACAGAAAACTATGATGTCGTCAGCGTATCTTAAGAAATTTAGCCCGTTCGTCTTCATGCTGTTGTCAATTGGGATCAGGGTTGCCTCAGCAATTAAATGAATTGCATGTGGTCCAATAGGAACACCTCGGGAAACTCCAG is from Synechococcus sp. PCC 6312 and encodes:
- a CDS encoding DUF5615 family PIN-like protein, coding for MARFLADENFNNQIVRGVLRQSPDVDIVRVQGVGLSGIDDPTVLEWAAQEERIVLTHDVATMTTFAYERIQSGLRMPGLFEVSRRVPVGLAIEEIILIAECSLEGEWEGQVRFLPLR
- a CDS encoding DUF433 domain-containing protein — protein: MALAIALEPAPIETDAYGVVRVSRTRVTLDTVVTAFLEGCTPEEIGEQYPSLQLPDIYLVIGYYLRHRDEVHTYLSERQRQANIIQQEAEQRFNPIGIRDRLLARRNQSR
- a CDS encoding RNA-directed DNA polymerase, whose protein sequence is MTLQKNSLEWAIEFLEKHSDGDLFPKILELVAIYEKRDDFIALVEGKQLSEFEPKPCRRFIVPKDEISYRQATQLYPQDSILLSALVHQFGQGIEDRRLDSSQVFSYRFSPSIDEGLYKAKTAWNEFWSSAYNKSQNSSTILYCDIADFYNQIYHHSVENQLIESGFPNQAVKWIVSLLESTTAGVSRGVPIGPHAIHLIAEATLIPIDNSMKTNGLNFLRYADDIIVFCDSDKESKSALSLIASVLDKQQRLMLQRHKTRFYKPEDFKVLCANMIEDRPINKNEERLLGIIQRYTGGNPYASISYNSINLEDWKQFSESVVSNIIKEYLSKDEVDYIRLRWFYRRLSQVGHPGALDVSIKNLERLGPCLANICTYIASIQSIDPEEWKKVGGKLIALLNTEEIESNEFFRLSILSLFTKNKHINHFTSLASRFQCSDPFARREILLAASQNEAVDWLREYKEASISMDPWQKMAFLYCAARFPTDEKKYFINNRFKPEGPYDVTLAKWSKST